From a region of the Triticum aestivum cultivar Chinese Spring chromosome 7D, IWGSC CS RefSeq v2.1, whole genome shotgun sequence genome:
- the LOC123170875 gene encoding uncharacterized protein codes for MPSSSSVNPEHEAVTAVELVAGHAAKETRATGAEGFDSLLRTQEEIDALCEQYGVPKEFTARPAGDLRANSTPPPGAICVYARALEAGMRVPLRGFFRAVLAHFGIAPAQVTPNGWRFMAGFLVLCESTDVPPSLAVFLRFFHLSIMDQKHEKGWYFFQSKRGSSSLGFTGLPNRGCKSIRRWRHDFFFLSAPEPWHCAVEWGEPPKSSFRNLRLTAEENESAVKLISAYGGAAVDLRNLLPARCSGRRRRLCNSNPAVCAAVITTASPPPPPPPSSTHCMDPSVHDMMKTMPAEKVAAQASASARKRTWEEANGREEVLPLSVLSSVPNRHDGHTTDREAARGLLPCGVGQALERAFAANEPTDDAAIRQAANYVIELEEKLVARERDATALRELLEGAKKELATAKRAADAEREKAGSDLAAAGAELEKTKAELAAANRAVDAELVKTKAELAAARAEAAKTKAERAAAWEEVVKTKSELAAAEAELVQAKAELTAGKRAAETELVKAKAELAAVEAELESAKTATLQQLLASEERVRQRAEDALEGYKRWRGHHAPAGRATDCSFLRCNTLHPLLGDFLVPSSGDN; via the exons atgccttcctcctcctccgtcaaCCCGGAGCACGAAGCCGTCACCGCAGTGGAACTCGTCGCCGGCCACGCTGCCAAGGAAACGAGGGCCACGGGCGCCGAGGGCTTCGACTCGCTCCTGCGCACCCAGGAGGAGATCGACGCGCTCTGCGAGCAGTACGGCGTGCCGAAGGAGTTCACCGCGCGCCCCGCCGGCGACCTGCGCGCGAACTCGAcgccgccgccgggggccatctGCGTGTACGCACGGGCGCTGGAGGCCGGGATGCGCGTGCCGCTGCGCGGCTTCTTCCGTGCGGTCCTCGCCCACTTCGGCATCGCGCCGGCGCAGGTCACGCCCAACGGGTGGCGCTTCATGGCGGGCTTCCTCGTGCTCTGCGAGTCCACCGACGTCCCTCCCTCGCTCGCGGTGTTCCTGCGCTTCTTCCACCTGTCCATCATGGATCAAAAGCACGAGAAAGGGTGGTACTTTTTCCAATCCAAGCGGGGCAGCTCCAGCTTGGGCTTCACGGGGTTGCCGAACCGGGGTTGCAAATCCATCCGACGCTGGAGACACGACTTCTTCTTCCTGTCGGCGCCGGAGCCGTGGCATTGCGCCGTGGAGTGGGGCGAGCCGCCCAAGAGCTCCTTCAGAAACCTGAGGCTCACCGCTGAGGAAAACGAATCGGCGGTGAAGCTGATAAGTGCTTATGGTGGCGCCGCTGTTGATCTCAGGAACCTGCTCCCTGCTAGGTGCTCAGGGCGGCGCCGTCGTCTCTGCAACAGCAACCCCGCCGTCTGTGCCGCCGTGATAACCACagcatccccgccgccgccgccgccgccttcttcaacTCACT GTATGGATCCCTCCGTCCATGACATGATGAAGACAATGCCGGCGGAGAAGGTGGCCGCGCAAGCGTCGGCGTCGGCGAGGAAGAGGACCTGGGAGGAAGCCAACGGCAGGGAAGAGGTTCTGCCTCTTTCAGTGCTGTCCAGTGTGCCCAACAGGCACGACGGACACACCACGGACAGGGAGGCTGCACGGGGGTTGCTGCCGTGTGGCGTCGGGCAGGCGCTGGAGCGCGCGTTCGCCGCGAACGAGCCTACCGACGACGCAGCGATTCGGCAG GCCGCGAACTACGTGATCGAGCTGGAGGAGAAGCTGGTGGCTAGGGAGCGCGACGCCACGGCCCTGCGGGAGCTGCTGGAGGGGGCGAAGAAGGAGCTCGCCACGGCAAAGCGGGCGGCGGACGCGGAGCGGGAGAAGGCTGGGTCCGATCTCGCCGCGGCGGGAGCAGAGCTGGAGAAGACCAAAGCCGAGCTCGCCGCGGCAAATCGAGCGGTGGACGCGGAGTTGGTGAAGACGAAAGCCGAGCTCGCTGCGGCTCGGGCGGAGGCGGCCAAGACGAAGGCCGAGCGCGCTGCGGCTTGGGAGGAGGTGGTGAAGACGAAGTCCGAGCTCGCCGCCGCGGAGGCAGAGTTGGTGCAGGCCAAGGCCGAGCTCACCGCGGGGAAGCGTGCCGCGGAGACTGAGCTGGTGAAGGCGAAGGCCGAGCTCGCCGCGGTGGAGGCGGAGCTGGAGAGCGCCAAGACGGCAACGCTGCAGCAGCTCCTGGCCTCTGAGGagcga